In a single window of the Deltaproteobacteria bacterium genome:
- a CDS encoding NADH-quinone oxidoreductase subunit B family protein: MGIFKNITEISRMKSPWLLHFDCGSCNGCDIEVLACLTPVYDVERFGIIHVGNPKHADLLLVTGTVNHRNKKVLVNLHQQMPEPKIVVAIGACGLSGGIFREAYNVVGGVDQVIPVHVYVPGCPPKPEAIIDGVVLALKEFEAKNEKYGQGARGKRREANKEQEKS; the protein is encoded by the coding sequence ATGGGTATTTTTAAAAATATAACTGAAATTTCACGGATGAAATCGCCCTGGCTGCTCCATTTTGACTGCGGGAGTTGCAATGGTTGTGATATCGAAGTCCTGGCCTGTTTGACCCCGGTTTATGATGTCGAACGATTCGGCATTATCCATGTGGGCAACCCCAAGCATGCCGACCTCCTGCTGGTCACCGGGACGGTTAACCACCGCAACAAAAAAGTCCTGGTCAATCTCCACCAACAGATGCCCGAGCCCAAAATCGTAGTCGCCATCGGCGCCTGCGGTTTATCGGGGGGTATCTTCCGGGAGGCCTATAACGTGGTGGGCGGCGTGGATCAGGTCATACCGGTTCATGTTTATGTGCCGGGATGCCCTCCCAAACCGGAGGCTATCATCGATGGGGTGGTGCTGGCTTTGAAGGAGTTTGAAGCGAAAAATGAAAAATACGGGCAAGGGGCACGAGGCAAGAGGCGAGAGGCAAACAAGGAGCAGGAAAAAAGCTAA